A genomic stretch from Arachis stenosperma cultivar V10309 chromosome 3, arast.V10309.gnm1.PFL2, whole genome shotgun sequence includes:
- the LOC130965333 gene encoding uncharacterized protein LOC130965333, with translation MALDANNHVFVIAYAVTRAENTENWMWFLTRLQDDLGDHQVRGWNLMSDQQKGLMRAAKEVMPYAHHRNCVLHIWKNLQQRFNNKQVKGLLWHAAKCTTQVQFKAAMEKFKSVCHGGWEYMNQFDPAGGTWEYMGVHGSSWNASFQRCRGRLVLIM, from the exons ATGGCACTTGATGCTAACAACCATGTATTCGTTATTGCATATGCTGTGACAAGAGCTGAAAACACAGAGAACTGGATGTGGTTCTTGACGCGGCTTCAGGATGATTTGGGAGACCATCAAGTGCGCGGATGGAATCTGATGTCCGACCAACAGAAG GGACTTATGCGTGCAGCCAAGGAAGTCATGCCCTATGCACACCACAGAAATTGTGTGCTGCATATTTGGAAGAATCTTCAACAAAGGTTCAATAACAAGCAGGTAAAGGGTCTGTTATGGCATGCTGCCAAGTGCACCACTCAGGTGCAGTTCAAAGCGGCAATGGAAAAATTTAAAAGTGTGTGCCATGGAGGATGGGAGTACATGAATCAATTTGACCCAGCAGGGGGTACATGGGAGTACATGGGAGTACATGGGAGTTCATGGAACGCATCGTTTCAAAGGTGCAGGGGGCGATTAGTCCTAATTATGTAG
- the LOC130968982 gene encoding DNA-directed RNA polymerases II, IV and V subunit 8B-like, with product MVDVLFDDIFRVEKLNPDDKKYFDKVTRIEARSERFDMFMHLDINSEVYPLKVGQKFALLLVPTLNLDGTPDTGYYIGGNRHSLADNFEYVMHGKLYKITEDSTRENVEVLISFGGLLMMMKGDPSHCNKFELDQKLYLLMRKV from the exons ATGGTAGACGTTCTTTTTGATGATATCTTCAGAGTGGAAAAACTCAACCCCGATGACAAGAAATACTTCGATAAAg TAACACGCATTGAAGCAAGAAGTGAGAGGTTTGACATGTTCATGCACCTAGACATCAATTCTGAGGTGTATCCTTTGAAGGTTGGACAGAAATTCGCCCTTTTACTTGTTCCAACTCTTAATCTTGATGGAACACCAGACACTGGCTATTATATTGGG GGCAATCGGCACTCACTCGCTGACAATTTTGAATACGTCATGCATGGGAAGCTCTACAAGATAACAGAGGATTCAACGCGTGAAAATGT GGAGGTTCTTATTTCATTTGGTGGGcttctgatgatgatgaaggGAGATCCTTCTCATTGCAACAAGTTTGAGCTTGATCAGAAGCTTTATCTTCTCATGAGGAAAGTATGA